In Belonocnema kinseyi isolate 2016_QV_RU_SX_M_011 chromosome 4, B_treatae_v1, whole genome shotgun sequence, a single window of DNA contains:
- the LOC117171419 gene encoding uncharacterized protein LOC117171419 isoform X4, which yields MSKCSNDRNGDFEEKSQKNKKINSSALSGNKSEDFQSEDRQIKNDETVRNDGKEKIIKKGSINSLTKSKISADSVYNVDDLSTEDLHDSLHRISKNPQEPFKFLSHILDNVDTQNHSPLCRSKPTDIDRQLASLVRRVEMNKSLLERTNQRVKDINFIVEKNKILASKELDYDKDSLSKMGDCDDKTEPNFEHPGIGFHE from the exons atgaGCAAGTG ttcaaaCGACAGGAATGGAGATTTTGaggaaaaatcacagaaaaataagaaaattaactcTTCTGCTCTCTCTGGGAACAAATCTGAAGATTTTCAAAGTGAGGATCGGCAAATTAAAAATGACGAAACAGTAAGAAATGAtgggaaagaaaaaattattaaaaaag GAAGTATCAACTCGCTTACGAAGTCGAAAATTTCTGCTGATTCTGTCTATAATGTGGATGATTTGAGTACCGAAGATTTACATGATTCTTTGCATCGAATCAGTAAAAATCCTCAAGAGCCTTTCAAATTTTTGAGTCATATTTTGGACAATGTTGATACTCAAAATCATTCTCCTTTGTGTCGATCAAAACCTACAGatattgat CGACAACTCGCTTCGCTAGTGAGAAGAGTTGAAATGAATAAATCTCTTCTTGAAAGGACTAATCAGCGAGTCAAGGATATCAATTTTATTGTTGAGAAGAATAAGATTTTAGCTTCAAAGGAATTAGATTACG ATAAGGATTCTTTATCAAAAATGGGAGATTGTGATGATAAAACAGAACCAAATTTTGAACACCCTGGAAttg gtTTCCACGAATAG
- the LOC117171419 gene encoding uncharacterized protein LOC117171419 isoform X1 produces MSKCSNDRNGDFEEKSQKNKKINSSALSGNKSEDFQSEDRQIKNDETVRNDGKEKIIKKGSINSLTKSKISADSVYNVDDLSTEDLHDSLHRISKNPQEPFKFLSHILDNVDTQNHSPLCRSKPTDIDRQLASLVRRVEMNKSLLERTNQRVKDINFIVEKNKILASKELDYDKDSLSKMGDCDDKTEPNFEHPGIDAVQRTMKDTLQMLECIKKVASGDAVDELSSDFFSEIELRSISSNLAKTDSKRDTKSGP; encoded by the exons atgaGCAAGTG ttcaaaCGACAGGAATGGAGATTTTGaggaaaaatcacagaaaaataagaaaattaactcTTCTGCTCTCTCTGGGAACAAATCTGAAGATTTTCAAAGTGAGGATCGGCAAATTAAAAATGACGAAACAGTAAGAAATGAtgggaaagaaaaaattattaaaaaag GAAGTATCAACTCGCTTACGAAGTCGAAAATTTCTGCTGATTCTGTCTATAATGTGGATGATTTGAGTACCGAAGATTTACATGATTCTTTGCATCGAATCAGTAAAAATCCTCAAGAGCCTTTCAAATTTTTGAGTCATATTTTGGACAATGTTGATACTCAAAATCATTCTCCTTTGTGTCGATCAAAACCTACAGatattgat CGACAACTCGCTTCGCTAGTGAGAAGAGTTGAAATGAATAAATCTCTTCTTGAAAGGACTAATCAGCGAGTCAAGGATATCAATTTTATTGTTGAGAAGAATAAGATTTTAGCTTCAAAGGAATTAGATTACG ATAAGGATTCTTTATCAAAAATGGGAGATTGTGATGATAAAACAGAACCAAATTTTGAACACCCTGGAAttg ATGCAGTTCAACGCACGATGAAAGATACATTGCAGATGCTAGAATGCATAAAAAAAGTTGCGTCTGGCGATGCAGTTGACGAATTATCCtcggattttttttctgaaatagaacTTCGATCTATTTCCAGCAATTTGGCAAAAACAGACTCAAAGCGGGACACAAAAAGTGGACCATAA
- the LOC117171419 gene encoding uncharacterized protein LOC117171419 isoform X6 — protein sequence MSKCSNDRNGDFEEKSQKNKKINSSALSGNKSEDFQSEDRQIKNDETVRNDGKEKIIKKGSINSLTKSKISADSVYNVDDLSTEDLHDSLHRISKNPQEPFKFLSHILDNVDTQNHSPLCRSKPTDIDRQLASLVRRVEMNKSLLERTNQRVKDINFIVEKNKILASKELDYDKDSLSKMGDCDDKTEPNFEHPGIE from the exons atgaGCAAGTG ttcaaaCGACAGGAATGGAGATTTTGaggaaaaatcacagaaaaataagaaaattaactcTTCTGCTCTCTCTGGGAACAAATCTGAAGATTTTCAAAGTGAGGATCGGCAAATTAAAAATGACGAAACAGTAAGAAATGAtgggaaagaaaaaattattaaaaaag GAAGTATCAACTCGCTTACGAAGTCGAAAATTTCTGCTGATTCTGTCTATAATGTGGATGATTTGAGTACCGAAGATTTACATGATTCTTTGCATCGAATCAGTAAAAATCCTCAAGAGCCTTTCAAATTTTTGAGTCATATTTTGGACAATGTTGATACTCAAAATCATTCTCCTTTGTGTCGATCAAAACCTACAGatattgat CGACAACTCGCTTCGCTAGTGAGAAGAGTTGAAATGAATAAATCTCTTCTTGAAAGGACTAATCAGCGAGTCAAGGATATCAATTTTATTGTTGAGAAGAATAAGATTTTAGCTTCAAAGGAATTAGATTACG ATAAGGATTCTTTATCAAAAATGGGAGATTGTGATGATAAAACAGAACCAAATTTTGAACACCCTGGAAttg
- the LOC117171419 gene encoding uncharacterized protein LOC117171419 isoform X5 — translation MSKCSNDRNGDFEEKSQKNKKINSSALSGNKSEDFQSEDRQIKNDETVRNDGKEKIIKKGSINSLTKSKISADSVYNVDDLSTEDLHDSLHRISKNPQEPFKFLSHILDNVDTQNHSPLCRSKPTDIDRQLASLVRRVEMNKSLLERTNQRVKDINFIVEKNKILASKELDYDKDSLSKMGDCDDKTEPNFEHPGIASRM, via the exons atgaGCAAGTG ttcaaaCGACAGGAATGGAGATTTTGaggaaaaatcacagaaaaataagaaaattaactcTTCTGCTCTCTCTGGGAACAAATCTGAAGATTTTCAAAGTGAGGATCGGCAAATTAAAAATGACGAAACAGTAAGAAATGAtgggaaagaaaaaattattaaaaaag GAAGTATCAACTCGCTTACGAAGTCGAAAATTTCTGCTGATTCTGTCTATAATGTGGATGATTTGAGTACCGAAGATTTACATGATTCTTTGCATCGAATCAGTAAAAATCCTCAAGAGCCTTTCAAATTTTTGAGTCATATTTTGGACAATGTTGATACTCAAAATCATTCTCCTTTGTGTCGATCAAAACCTACAGatattgat CGACAACTCGCTTCGCTAGTGAGAAGAGTTGAAATGAATAAATCTCTTCTTGAAAGGACTAATCAGCGAGTCAAGGATATCAATTTTATTGTTGAGAAGAATAAGATTTTAGCTTCAAAGGAATTAGATTACG ATAAGGATTCTTTATCAAAAATGGGAGATTGTGATGATAAAACAGAACCAAATTTTGAACACCCTGGAAttg
- the LOC117171419 gene encoding uncharacterized protein LOC117171419 isoform X3 — translation MSKCSNDRNGDFEEKSQKNKKINSSALSGNKSEDFQSEDRQIKNDETVRNDGKEKIIKKGSINSLTKSKISADSVYNVDDLSTEDLHDSLHRISKNPQEPFKFLSHILDNVDTQNHSPLCRSKPTDIDRQLASLVRRVEMNKSLLERTNQRVKDINFIVEKNKILASKELDYDKDSLSKMGDCDDKTEPNFEHPGIVHRNS, via the exons atgaGCAAGTG ttcaaaCGACAGGAATGGAGATTTTGaggaaaaatcacagaaaaataagaaaattaactcTTCTGCTCTCTCTGGGAACAAATCTGAAGATTTTCAAAGTGAGGATCGGCAAATTAAAAATGACGAAACAGTAAGAAATGAtgggaaagaaaaaattattaaaaaag GAAGTATCAACTCGCTTACGAAGTCGAAAATTTCTGCTGATTCTGTCTATAATGTGGATGATTTGAGTACCGAAGATTTACATGATTCTTTGCATCGAATCAGTAAAAATCCTCAAGAGCCTTTCAAATTTTTGAGTCATATTTTGGACAATGTTGATACTCAAAATCATTCTCCTTTGTGTCGATCAAAACCTACAGatattgat CGACAACTCGCTTCGCTAGTGAGAAGAGTTGAAATGAATAAATCTCTTCTTGAAAGGACTAATCAGCGAGTCAAGGATATCAATTTTATTGTTGAGAAGAATAAGATTTTAGCTTCAAAGGAATTAGATTACG ATAAGGATTCTTTATCAAAAATGGGAGATTGTGATGATAAAACAGAACCAAATTTTGAACACCCTGGAAttg
- the LOC117171419 gene encoding uncharacterized protein LOC117171419 isoform X2, with product MSKWNGDFEEKSQKNKKINSSALSGNKSEDFQSEDRQIKNDETVRNDGKEKIIKKGSINSLTKSKISADSVYNVDDLSTEDLHDSLHRISKNPQEPFKFLSHILDNVDTQNHSPLCRSKPTDIDRQLASLVRRVEMNKSLLERTNQRVKDINFIVEKNKILASKELDYDKDSLSKMGDCDDKTEPNFEHPGIDAVQRTMKDTLQMLECIKKVASGDAVDELSSDFFSEIELRSISSNLAKTDSKRDTKSGP from the exons atgaGCAAGTG GAATGGAGATTTTGaggaaaaatcacagaaaaataagaaaattaactcTTCTGCTCTCTCTGGGAACAAATCTGAAGATTTTCAAAGTGAGGATCGGCAAATTAAAAATGACGAAACAGTAAGAAATGAtgggaaagaaaaaattattaaaaaag GAAGTATCAACTCGCTTACGAAGTCGAAAATTTCTGCTGATTCTGTCTATAATGTGGATGATTTGAGTACCGAAGATTTACATGATTCTTTGCATCGAATCAGTAAAAATCCTCAAGAGCCTTTCAAATTTTTGAGTCATATTTTGGACAATGTTGATACTCAAAATCATTCTCCTTTGTGTCGATCAAAACCTACAGatattgat CGACAACTCGCTTCGCTAGTGAGAAGAGTTGAAATGAATAAATCTCTTCTTGAAAGGACTAATCAGCGAGTCAAGGATATCAATTTTATTGTTGAGAAGAATAAGATTTTAGCTTCAAAGGAATTAGATTACG ATAAGGATTCTTTATCAAAAATGGGAGATTGTGATGATAAAACAGAACCAAATTTTGAACACCCTGGAAttg ATGCAGTTCAACGCACGATGAAAGATACATTGCAGATGCTAGAATGCATAAAAAAAGTTGCGTCTGGCGATGCAGTTGACGAATTATCCtcggattttttttctgaaatagaacTTCGATCTATTTCCAGCAATTTGGCAAAAACAGACTCAAAGCGGGACACAAAAAGTGGACCATAA